One Lachnospiraceae bacterium C1.1 genomic region harbors:
- a CDS encoding proton-conducting transporter membrane subunit: MDFVRNFPLFTIILSLFSSALSAMLKGEKARILTITHEGLLISLNSVTLCLTYINGAFTYSMGEFPAPWGNEIRAGILEAMIALLFSIVLFASVTAGWKFLKIDIDESKINLYYSLINLLTAALMALVWTNDIFTGYVFLEILTLTSCGILIVREIGRTTLAAVRYMILNLMGSGLFLLGVVLLYNISGHLLMVPMHESLIEVSQNPDGLRVISLTTGILTIGLAIKSGLFPFHFWMPDTYGWATPTSASILSSLVSKGYIFLLIKIYCRSIGLDIIAQTGVENILFVLGICGIIFGSFSALHAGNIDRMVAFSSAAQIGYIYMGIGMGTVAGLTSAIFQILCHAVTKSLLFLSTPYLAEVSGNSLLFKNLQGSAHKAKIPGIFFTIAAFSMIGVPIFAGFSMKVIFAGAAVEYGGLKMIAVMLALALSSLLNVMYFMRTIVRIYTRNNTDEITEPIASDQNEEETDTFSFITAGILLTFVNIFLGLFSWISVELIIKGLSMFA; this comes from the coding sequence ATGGATTTCGTCAGAAACTTTCCGCTTTTTACAATTATATTATCTCTGTTTTCAAGTGCATTATCTGCAATGCTTAAAGGGGAAAAAGCCAGGATTCTTACTATAACCCATGAAGGATTATTGATTTCCTTAAATTCGGTCACCCTCTGTCTTACCTACATAAACGGTGCCTTCACTTATAGTATGGGCGAATTTCCGGCACCTTGGGGAAATGAGATCAGGGCTGGAATTTTAGAAGCAATGATTGCACTTTTATTCTCAATAGTTCTTTTTGCAAGCGTTACTGCCGGTTGGAAGTTCTTAAAGATCGACATCGATGAAAGCAAGATCAATTTATATTATTCATTGATAAATCTCCTTACTGCAGCACTAATGGCTCTTGTATGGACCAATGATATTTTCACAGGATACGTTTTTCTGGAAATACTTACTCTGACTTCCTGTGGAATACTTATTGTTCGAGAAATAGGCAGAACTACTCTGGCGGCTGTCAGATATATGATCCTGAACCTCATGGGATCTGGACTTTTTCTTTTAGGAGTGGTTCTTCTTTATAATATAAGCGGACATTTACTTATGGTTCCAATGCATGAAAGTCTCATTGAAGTAAGTCAGAATCCGGATGGTCTGCGCGTAATTTCTCTGACTACAGGAATACTTACTATCGGGCTTGCAATAAAAAGCGGACTTTTTCCTTTTCATTTCTGGATGCCGGATACCTATGGATGGGCTACGCCAACCTCAGCATCCATACTTTCTTCACTTGTTTCAAAAGGATATATATTTCTCCTTATTAAAATCTACTGCCGCTCGATCGGACTTGATATCATTGCTCAGACCGGTGTAGAAAATATACTTTTTGTTCTGGGAATATGCGGAATTATTTTCGGTTCTTTCTCCGCACTTCATGCAGGAAACATTGATCGTATGGTCGCATTTTCTTCAGCAGCTCAGATAGGCTATATCTATATGGGTATTGGAATGGGAACTGTAGCAGGACTTACTTCCGCAATTTTTCAGATTTTATGTCATGCGGTAACTAAGTCACTTTTATTCCTCTCAACTCCATATCTTGCAGAAGTATCCGGAAACAGTCTGCTGTTTAAGAATCTGCAGGGAAGCGCCCATAAGGCTAAAATTCCGGGAATATTTTTTACAATTGCTGCCTTCTCCATGATCGGAGTTCCGATTTTTGCAGGCTTCTCAATGAAAGTGATCTTTGCCGGAGCAGCTGTAGAATATGGCGGCTTAAAAATGATTGCTGTAATGCTTGCACTTGCTCTAAGCTCCCTTCTTAACGTAATGTATTTTATGCGTACTATAGTGAGAATATACACACGAAATAATACTGATGAGATCACCGAGCCAATAGCTTCCGATCAGAATGAAGAAGAAACAGATACTTTTTCTTTCATTACCGCAGGAATACTTCTGACTTTTGTAAATATTTTTCTGGGTCTTTTCTCCTGGATATCTGTCGAACTGATAATCAAAGGTTTATCCATGTTTGCATAA
- a CDS encoding proton-conducting transporter membrane subunit — protein sequence MLTIAAILFPPLAGICTGLLNKEYSKQIRYYGLVSLISLILSLSAAFYSEPVKIIDFAENVSLSFSFDNFGRFYICAVLLLYTAVSFYAFEYMKKEENQNIFFSFYYVSLGALTAVAASANPITLYLSFEMATLTTVPLVLHEKTKEAVTAGLKYLFYSIGGALLGLFGIFFLYYYSSGDRLFRYGGFLDETMLNGHENFMLAVVFVTIIGFGTKAGIYPMHGWLPTAHPIAPAPASALLSGIIAKAGIVAVVRIVYYSVGADFIRSSWVQTAWMIIAMITILMGSTMAFLEHNLKKRLAYSTISQISYIMLALSILSEDALRGAFIHLVSHAASKGCLFLCAGIFIYILGKRQVSDLYGLGKKMPLTFIAFTIASLSLVGIPPMGGFLSKWLIALAAADSGMGILSYIPTVVLLISAFLTAGYLFPVAVDAFFPGKEYIPDSNAKEAPLIMIIPLFILCAAALIMGIYGVQIMEAFSF from the coding sequence ATGCTGACCATCGCTGCAATTCTATTTCCGCCTTTAGCTGGCATATGCACCGGTCTTCTAAATAAAGAGTATTCGAAACAGATCAGGTATTATGGTCTGGTATCCCTTATAAGCCTGATACTTTCCCTTTCAGCGGCCTTTTACTCAGAGCCTGTAAAAATAATTGATTTTGCAGAAAATGTCAGTCTAAGTTTTTCATTCGATAATTTCGGACGTTTTTACATCTGTGCTGTCCTTCTGCTATATACAGCAGTCTCATTTTATGCCTTTGAATACATGAAAAAAGAAGAAAATCAAAATATATTTTTTAGCTTTTACTATGTTTCTCTCGGCGCACTTACGGCTGTTGCTGCCTCTGCCAATCCTATAACACTTTATTTAAGCTTTGAAATGGCTACCTTAACTACAGTACCTCTGGTGCTTCATGAAAAGACAAAGGAAGCCGTAACCGCAGGATTAAAATATCTCTTTTATTCTATTGGCGGCGCTCTGCTTGGTCTATTCGGAATATTTTTCTTATATTATTACAGCAGCGGCGACAGGCTCTTTCGTTATGGCGGTTTTCTCGATGAAACGATGCTCAACGGACATGAAAATTTTATGCTTGCAGTTGTCTTCGTAACGATAATCGGATTTGGTACAAAGGCAGGTATATATCCTATGCACGGATGGCTCCCTACAGCTCATCCGATCGCACCTGCTCCTGCCTCTGCCCTCCTTTCAGGAATAATTGCAAAAGCCGGTATAGTTGCAGTCGTCCGTATAGTTTATTATTCCGTTGGCGCAGATTTCATACGTTCAAGCTGGGTTCAGACCGCCTGGATGATCATTGCTATGATCACTATATTAATGGGCTCCACTATGGCTTTCTTAGAACATAACTTAAAGAAAAGACTTGCTTATTCAACTATAAGCCAGATTTCCTATATCATGCTGGCTCTTTCTATTTTGTCAGAGGATGCCCTTCGAGGTGCTTTTATCCACCTTGTCAGCCATGCAGCATCAAAAGGCTGTCTTTTCCTTTGCGCAGGTATATTTATATATATTCTTGGAAAAAGACAGGTTTCAGATCTATATGGTCTCGGCAAAAAAATGCCTCTGACCTTTATAGCCTTTACAATAGCTTCATTATCACTTGTGGGAATCCCGCCTATGGGTGGTTTTCTAAGCAAATGGCTTATAGCACTTGCAGCAGCAGATTCGGGAATGGGTATACTGTCATATATTCCGACCGTTGTTCTTCTGATATCTGCATTTCTTACAGCGGGATATCTCTTTCCCGTTGCAGTTGATGCATTCTTCCCCGGAAAAGAATATATCCCGGACAGTAATGCAAAAGAGGCACCGTTGATCATGATCATTCCACTCTTCATTCTTTGCGCTGCAGCGCTTATCATGGGTATTTACGGTGTACAGATTATGGAGGCATTTTCTTTCTGA
- a CDS encoding proton-conducting transporter membrane subunit, translated as MGEFFIISSILLPVIGGIGLLQFKIKSEHTLHLYSEYFVIAAALAVWLGIFTGPHPDFTLYNFNQGFSIDFHMDGLSMLFAGMISIMWPFVLLYAFDYMKGEKEIKAFIAFFIMTYGITLGIALSGNILTLYVFFEMLSLVTIPLVSFYQDHDSMFAGRYYACYVIGGAAVAFITVITTSVYCGGNFIYGGYKMDGLSENMMNILYLLAFFGFGVKAAVFPFHSWLPVASVAPTPVTALLHAVAVVNSGVFAIIRISYYIFPTDFLRGSISQHIAITAVIFTILYGAMWALKERHFKRRLAYSTISNLSYMLFGILLFTKSGMLAGIAHMLFHGIIKMSLFLCAGAFMHITGKNYIYEINGVGKKMPAVFSLYTLGALSLTGIPLFCGFISKWRLFTAGAESHSIEGITGIICLIIAAFLCAVYSLTVSIRAFFPIDQNDNFAGISISDPGIKMLLPITVFSVMNIVFGLFPNIIIGFLQQIAGGNI; from the coding sequence ATGGGCGAATTCTTTATAATTTCATCAATTCTCCTGCCTGTTATCGGTGGGATCGGTTTATTACAATTTAAGATAAAAAGCGAGCATACACTGCATCTATACTCGGAATATTTTGTTATTGCAGCTGCTTTGGCAGTCTGGCTTGGAATATTTACAGGACCGCATCCTGATTTCACACTCTATAATTTCAACCAGGGATTTTCGATAGACTTTCATATGGACGGTCTTTCGATGCTTTTTGCCGGAATGATAAGTATAATGTGGCCATTTGTGCTGCTTTATGCCTTTGACTATATGAAAGGTGAAAAAGAGATAAAAGCATTTATTGCATTTTTTATCATGACCTACGGAATAACCTTAGGTATTGCCCTTTCAGGAAATATCCTTACATTATATGTATTTTTTGAGATGCTCTCGCTTGTAACTATTCCGCTGGTTTCCTTTTATCAGGATCATGACAGTATGTTTGCAGGAAGATATTACGCCTGCTATGTCATCGGAGGTGCAGCTGTTGCTTTCATAACTGTTATCACAACATCCGTATATTGCGGCGGAAATTTTATTTACGGCGGATATAAAATGGATGGTTTATCCGAAAATATGATGAATATCCTTTATCTGCTGGCATTCTTTGGATTTGGTGTCAAGGCTGCTGTATTTCCCTTTCACAGCTGGCTTCCTGTTGCTTCTGTTGCTCCAACGCCGGTAACAGCTTTACTTCATGCTGTTGCAGTTGTAAACTCTGGAGTTTTTGCAATTATCCGTATAAGTTACTATATTTTCCCGACTGATTTTTTAAGAGGAAGTATCTCACAGCATATTGCAATTACAGCAGTTATTTTTACAATTCTTTACGGAGCCATGTGGGCCTTAAAAGAACGTCATTTTAAAAGACGTCTTGCCTATTCTACCATAAGTAATCTTTCCTATATGCTCTTTGGAATATTACTGTTCACAAAAAGCGGAATGCTTGCCGGAATAGCACATATGCTCTTTCACGGCATAATAAAAATGTCTTTATTCTTATGTGCAGGCGCATTTATGCACATTACAGGAAAAAATTATATATATGAGATAAACGGTGTCGGAAAGAAAATGCCTGCTGTATTCTCATTATATACACTCGGCGCGCTCTCTCTGACGGGAATTCCTTTATTCTGCGGATTTATATCCAAATGGAGGCTATTTACAGCCGGTGCAGAATCCCATAGTATCGAAGGTATTACCGGTATTATCTGCCTAATAATTGCGGCTTTCCTCTGCGCAGTATACAGCCTGACAGTCTCTATAAGAGCCTTTTTCCCAATAGATCAAAACGATAATTTTGCCGGAATTTCCATATCCGATCCGGGTATTAAAATGTTACTGCCAATAACTGTTTTCAGTGTTATGAATATAGTATTCGGACTTTTCCCGAATATTATTATCGGCTTCCTTCAGCAGATAGCAGGAGGTAATATATAA
- a CDS encoding proton-conducting transporter membrane subunit — MLMSLLIFFPLIVSLILIIIRKNEFLRDSIVSSTVIIELILALIICFFYHEDFRLHWFNDSYISFRFSGFRAFYALITAFMWAFTGLFSKEYFKHEKENLTRYYFFTLLTLAATEGVMLSGNFMTAFLFFEILSLSSTVWVIHEENEAARSAAYTYLFIAVGAGLVLFMGLMIMEHFCGSLEFEQIFTFLKNPYYSNHQLILTAAILIILGFGAKAGLFPLHIWLPKAHPAAPAPASALLSGILTKVGVYGILMTAVYCLPTNLYFGEILLVLALITMFLGALLALFSINLKRTLACSSMSQIGFITTGIALCVILSHTGETEGAEIALSGALLHMVNHSCLKLTLFLAAGAIYMNTEKLDLNGLRGFGRNKFLLKLAFLFGYLGISGVPFFNAYVSKNLIHEAMEKAIITSSNLLPYLEAAEWIFLISGGLTFAYMTKLFISIFVEKNNDDALQKKYDENSHYMNKISTFVIFSSSLLFIILGIPSVFRSVSSFMTEGKSTLEHFNYLSAECLKGSGISLFIGLIVYLVIIRKIFIKNNRYIDLWPERLNLETLVYKPFFTVFIPKVIFGSILSIFAENIILKKIFRLTFKIFIIMIRSLSIGTDLLIVLIRKTILAEKKPAGIAPGHIGFFRKLRLETSEAYAPIIANFSFALVLTCVGIIIILLSLLLK; from the coding sequence ATGCTAATGTCATTACTCATATTTTTTCCGCTGATAGTTTCACTGATATTGATAATTATCAGAAAAAACGAATTCCTTCGTGATTCCATAGTATCCTCAACCGTGATAATAGAGCTTATACTCGCTCTCATAATATGCTTTTTTTATCATGAGGATTTCAGGCTCCACTGGTTCAACGATTCCTATATATCATTCAGATTCAGCGGATTCAGGGCATTCTATGCCCTTATAACTGCATTTATGTGGGCTTTTACAGGACTCTTTTCGAAAGAATATTTTAAGCACGAAAAAGAAAACCTGACCAGATACTATTTCTTTACCCTGCTTACATTAGCTGCAACAGAAGGTGTTATGCTCTCCGGTAATTTCATGACAGCATTCCTCTTTTTTGAAATATTGTCTCTTTCATCTACTGTCTGGGTCATCCATGAAGAAAACGAAGCAGCCAGATCTGCTGCCTATACTTATCTTTTTATAGCTGTTGGTGCCGGTCTTGTTTTATTTATGGGTCTAATGATTATGGAACATTTTTGCGGAAGTCTGGAATTTGAACAGATTTTTACTTTTCTGAAAAATCCATATTATTCAAATCATCAGTTGATCCTTACAGCTGCTATACTGATAATCCTGGGTTTTGGTGCAAAAGCAGGCCTTTTTCCGCTTCACATTTGGCTGCCAAAGGCTCATCCTGCTGCACCTGCCCCTGCTTCCGCCCTTCTCTCTGGTATATTGACCAAAGTCGGTGTCTACGGGATATTAATGACTGCGGTTTACTGTCTGCCAACGAACCTCTACTTTGGCGAAATATTGCTGGTTCTCGCCCTTATAACTATGTTTTTGGGTGCATTACTGGCTCTATTTTCAATTAATCTCAAAAGAACTCTGGCCTGCTCGTCCATGTCCCAGATCGGCTTTATCACTACCGGCATAGCCCTTTGTGTTATCCTATCACACACAGGTGAGACAGAGGGTGCTGAAATCGCCCTAAGCGGAGCACTGCTTCATATGGTAAATCACTCATGCCTAAAGCTTACACTCTTTTTGGCTGCGGGCGCGATCTATATGAATACCGAAAAGCTTGACCTCAATGGCCTTAGAGGTTTTGGACGAAATAAATTCCTGCTTAAACTTGCTTTTCTTTTTGGATATTTAGGCATCAGCGGCGTTCCCTTTTTTAATGCATATGTCAGCAAAAATCTGATTCATGAGGCAATGGAGAAGGCGATTATCACAAGCAGCAACCTTCTGCCGTATCTCGAAGCAGCAGAATGGATATTCCTTATTTCCGGAGGACTTACCTTTGCTTATATGACCAAATTATTTATTTCGATATTTGTTGAAAAAAATAATGATGACGCATTACAGAAAAAATATGATGAAAATTCCCACTATATGAATAAAATTTCCACCTTCGTTATTTTTTCAAGTTCATTACTGTTCATTATCCTGGGAATCCCTTCAGTATTCAGATCAGTCAGTTCCTTTATGACAGAAGGAAAATCTACACTTGAACATTTTAACTATCTTTCGGCCGAATGTCTTAAGGGCAGCGGAATTTCACTTTTTATCGGGCTTATAGTCTATCTGGTCATAATACGAAAGATATTTATAAAAAATAATCGATATATTGATCTCTGGCCGGAAAGATTAAATCTTGAGACTCTTGTATATAAGCCTTTCTTTACAGTTTTTATACCAAAGGTAATATTTGGCAGCATCCTATCTATTTTTGCAGAAAACATTATTTTGAAAAAAATATTCAGACTTACTTTTAAGATTTTTATAATAATGATACGTTCACTCAGTATCGGAACGGATCTACTGATAGTACTAATCAGAAAAACTATTCTTGCCGAAAAAAAGCCGGCTGGAATTGCTCCGGGGCATATTGGATTTTTCAGAAAATTAAGACTTGAAACCTCCGAGGCCTACGCTCCGATAATAGCTAATTTCTCATTTGCACTTGTCCTTACCTGCGTCGGGATCATTATTATACTTTTAAGTCTTTTACTCAAATAA
- a CDS encoding heparan-alpha-glucosaminide N-acetyltransferase domain-containing protein: protein MKNTGRQLEIDIAKGFAIICMVLVHTIEYFYNGSSSAANAVVEFLGSPFAAPVFMFALGVGVNYTKNSSPEHYIKRGCQMFVLSYVYNFFVYAAPYLSIYFKTGDFEYFEAAVIEFSNVDILQFAALAFFTFAIVKKFNWNKAVIIGYAAAVSLIGQYLTNTVELPEGGLSYVLGLFWGSSEISFFPYCSWIAFPLIGYIFGKELINTENKAGLYASIAKVSIPVYFAMMANAAYAGIDFGQLTGEYQVSYYHMGIYGNVCLLAFVFGWLSICYLISMFISEGIMAYFIKLSRNITKIYVVQYILIVYTYVFIAGEESNLFFIEAILAFALVFFLSDKIADIYISLRPAGRKQLARN from the coding sequence ATGAAGAACACAGGTCGTCAGCTTGAGATTGATATCGCAAAGGGTTTCGCAATTATTTGTATGGTACTTGTTCATACAATCGAATATTTTTATAACGGATCGAGTTCAGCAGCCAATGCAGTAGTGGAATTTCTCGGAAGTCCGTTTGCGGCACCGGTATTTATGTTTGCGTTGGGAGTAGGTGTTAATTATACTAAGAATTCATCTCCGGAACATTACATAAAACGTGGCTGTCAGATGTTTGTATTAAGTTATGTATATAATTTCTTTGTCTATGCAGCACCATATTTATCAATTTATTTCAAAACCGGTGATTTTGAATATTTTGAAGCAGCAGTAATTGAGTTTTCAAATGTTGATATATTGCAGTTTGCTGCTCTTGCTTTCTTTACATTTGCAATAGTTAAGAAATTTAACTGGAATAAAGCTGTAATTATAGGCTATGCGGCAGCTGTTTCATTGATCGGTCAGTATCTTACAAATACAGTTGAACTTCCGGAAGGGGGTCTCAGTTACGTTTTAGGCTTATTCTGGGGAAGCAGTGAAATATCATTTTTCCCATATTGCTCATGGATCGCATTTCCTCTTATAGGTTATATATTTGGTAAAGAGCTTATAAATACAGAAAATAAGGCTGGCCTTTATGCTTCTATTGCAAAGGTTTCTATACCGGTATATTTTGCAATGATGGCTAATGCAGCTTATGCTGGAATTGATTTTGGTCAGCTTACTGGAGAATACCAGGTAAGTTATTATCATATGGGAATATATGGAAATGTTTGTCTTTTGGCCTTTGTATTTGGCTGGCTTTCAATATGCTATCTTATAAGCATGTTTATTTCTGAAGGAATCATGGCTTATTTTATCAAGCTCAGCAGAAATATCACAAAAATTTATGTTGTTCAGTATATTTTAATTGTCTATACGTATGTATTTATTGCAGGGGAAGAAAGTAATTTGTTCTTTATAGAAGCTATATTGGCATTTGCGTTGGTATTTTTCCTTTCGGATAAAATTGCAGATATTTATATCTCGCTTCGTCCTGCAGGAAGAAAGCAGCTTGCAAGAAACTGA
- a CDS encoding methyl-accepting chemotaxis protein codes for MAQTEKNEQKKLKRQNYRGMAKLILMKIIPILVVIVFAIFTIIYVNINVSYSKQIVERMNGECQSVTNKVQVWSNEALAVLNTVADQVGHGYLGDNENIIAYMQECQETLISGSDGFYVIYNDEKGTCLSYDGEESFPEYLTEDWFKFGLAADEASFDECSFYTEDGTNEYTVTCAKNIKDTDGNVIGMTATDLKFSTIRDTIAEESEKLNADFVLIDNKSGMIIASSNSDYEGVTKEDATDQFLINILDQFDPAAQNKIIKTVKGKYVLTISNVEDTEWYLVLYEDYNSAYGTLIRVLIMLVLAEIIVFLAISFFISRAVGKPMKALRRATNDIIEISKGNLTIDFDPSHKGPDNEITDINTNLHDYIIKMNSIIKGVNNTSENLQAHSKEFDELASGMHESTRAEKESLDSLSEEMQNINESIQKLSADSEILSKIAEETASSSSEAKDLMETVRSDSEDTADNLNKVTERMHVAQQSMDELVSHVSNVENSAEKISSITSVIKEIASQTNLLSLNASIEAARAGEAGRGFAVVADEIKQLAETSNENAGMIENLVSNISDLMSKTGTATRKSADDITNGVEILETIVGAYSKTVDQVKTTSDKINRMLENAKEVDEISGRMAEATSVQAKGTETILSSTLEIEQMVAEAQSQSDELKNGARDLQNISNELHDQMEFFKTK; via the coding sequence ATGGCACAGACAGAAAAAAATGAACAGAAAAAATTAAAGCGTCAGAATTACAGAGGGATGGCAAAGCTTATCCTGATGAAGATCATTCCTATCCTTGTTGTTATTGTTTTTGCCATATTTACCATAATTTACGTAAATATAAATGTCAGTTATTCCAAGCAGATAGTTGAGCGTATGAACGGGGAATGCCAGAGTGTTACCAATAAGGTACAGGTATGGAGTAACGAGGCACTGGCGGTACTTAATACGGTAGCTGATCAGGTAGGACATGGTTATCTGGGAGATAATGAAAATATCATTGCATATATGCAGGAATGTCAGGAAACATTGATATCCGGAAGTGATGGCTTTTATGTTATCTACAATGATGAAAAAGGAACCTGTCTGTCTTACGACGGGGAGGAATCTTTTCCTGAATATCTTACAGAGGATTGGTTCAAGTTTGGGCTTGCAGCAGATGAGGCTTCCTTTGATGAATGTTCATTTTATACAGAAGATGGAACAAATGAATATACTGTAACCTGTGCAAAAAACATTAAAGATACTGATGGCAATGTAATAGGAATGACTGCAACAGACCTGAAATTTTCAACTATACGTGATACTATAGCTGAAGAAAGTGAAAAGTTGAATGCTGATTTCGTCCTTATTGATAATAAAAGTGGTATGATCATTGCATCAAGCAACAGTGATTACGAAGGTGTGACTAAAGAAGATGCAACTGATCAGTTTCTGATCAACATACTTGATCAGTTTGATCCTGCTGCACAGAATAAAATCATTAAGACTGTCAAAGGAAAATACGTACTTACAATAAGTAATGTTGAGGATACCGAATGGTATCTGGTCCTTTATGAGGATTATAATTCAGCTTACGGAACTCTTATAAGGGTACTTATTATGCTTGTACTGGCAGAAATAATAGTATTTCTTGCAATTTCCTTCTTCATAAGCAGAGCAGTCGGAAAACCTATGAAGGCTTTAAGAAGAGCTACCAATGATATAATCGAGATTTCAAAGGGAAATCTTACTATTGATTTTGATCCGAGTCATAAGGGTCCGGATAACGAAATTACTGATATTAATACTAATCTTCATGACTATATTATAAAGATGAACTCCATAATCAAAGGAGTTAATAATACTTCAGAAAATCTGCAGGCACATTCGAAAGAATTTGATGAGCTGGCAAGTGGAATGCATGAATCTACCAGAGCAGAAAAGGAGTCGCTTGACAGTCTGTCTGAGGAAATGCAGAATATCAACGAATCTATCCAGAAGCTTTCAGCTGATTCTGAGATACTTTCAAAGATTGCGGAAGAAACAGCTTCCTCAAGCAGTGAAGCTAAGGATTTGATGGAAACTGTCCGCTCTGACTCTGAAGATACGGCTGATAACCTTAATAAGGTTACAGAAAGAATGCATGTGGCTCAGCAGTCTATGGATGAACTTGTTTCACATGTTTCTAATGTTGAAAATTCTGCGGAAAAGATTTCTTCAATAACTTCTGTTATCAAAGAAATAGCATCGCAGACAAATCTTCTGTCACTTAATGCCTCAATAGAAGCAGCCAGGGCAGGAGAGGCAGGAAGAGGATTTGCCGTTGTTGCAGATGAGATCAAACAGCTTGCAGAAACAAGTAATGAAAATGCAGGAATGATCGAAAACCTTGTAAGTAATATCTCAGATCTGATGTCGAAGACAGGTACAGCAACAAGAAAGAGTGCTGACGATATTACAAACGGTGTTGAAATCCTTGAAACTATCGTTGGTGCATATAGCAAGACGGTTGATCAGGTAAAGACAACGAGTGATAAGATAAACAGAATGCTTGAAAATGCAAAAGAAGTTGATGAGATTTCCGGAAGAATGGCTGAGGCTACTTCAGTTCAGGCAAAGGGAACAGAAACGATCCTTTCAAGTACTTTGGAGATCGAGCAGATGGTTGCTGAAGCACAGAGCCAGAGCGACGAGCTTAAAAACGGTGCAAGAGATCTTCAGAATATTTCAAATGAACTTCATGATCAGATGGAATTTTTCAAGACTAAATAA